A window of Ignavibacteriales bacterium contains these coding sequences:
- a CDS encoding DNA-3-methyladenine glycosylase: MKPQKKLPRKFYTRDVHIVAKELLGKFLVRKIGRKNLVGRIVEVEAYDGSVDEAAHTYIGQTKRNEVMFNGGGFLYVYFTYGMHFCSNVVVGKLNEGKAVLLRAVEPVNGLDKMAVNRFGKKNVSAVELKNLTNGPAKICQAFGIVRSENGMDLTGKEIFILDSPKLSKNKIAASTRIGIKKSVDLPWRYYIKNNSFLSHK; the protein is encoded by the coding sequence ATGAAACCGCAAAAAAAACTTCCGAGAAAATTTTACACACGTGATGTTCACATCGTTGCAAAAGAACTGCTCGGTAAATTCTTGGTTAGAAAGATCGGGCGAAAAAATCTTGTTGGTAGAATTGTAGAAGTTGAAGCTTACGATGGTTCGGTTGATGAAGCTGCTCATACTTACATAGGGCAGACAAAACGGAATGAAGTAATGTTTAACGGTGGCGGATTTCTTTATGTTTATTTCACATACGGAATGCACTTCTGTTCTAATGTTGTTGTGGGAAAATTAAATGAAGGCAAAGCTGTTTTACTCCGCGCTGTTGAACCTGTTAACGGTTTAGATAAAATGGCGGTTAATCGTTTCGGGAAAAAAAATGTCTCTGCTGTGGAGTTGAAAAACCTTACAAATGGACCGGCAAAAATTTGCCAAGCTTTTGGTATAGTGCGAAGTGAGAACGGAATGGATCTTACAGGGAAAGAAATCTTTATACTCGATTCGCCAAAACTAAGCAAGAATAAAATTGCAGCTTCTACAAGAATCGGCATTAAAAAATCTGTAGATTTGCCGTGGAGGTATTATATCAAGAATAATTCTTTCTTATCGCATAAATGA
- a CDS encoding glycosyltransferase, with translation MIFYHYKYRKNIHLQKETNDEDLVTIQLPMYNEMYVAERLINAICEIDYPKDKLEIQVLDDSTDETVDIVSKVVKQKQDEGFDIQHVRRANRLGFKAGALKEGLKFAKGKYVAIFDADFIPKVDFLRKTLKYFTNDKIGLVQTRWEHLNQDYSILTKIQALALDGHFVIEQTVRNKAGFFIQFNGTGGVWLKECIEDAGNWHADTLTEDLDLSYRAQLKGWKFIYLRDFTTPAELPVEMNALKAQQFRWTKGAIETGMKLLPMVWKGKIPLRVKLQATFNLTNNLVFPFTLLAGILNVPLIFIKNAGPYWNFFNFMAIFVVAFISTFLFYLFSQKDVHADWRKKIALFPLFMAGSMGFALNNTRAVIEGLMSRKSEFVRTPKFNVEKKTDQSTIKNKYLVKTKIQASTYIELLLACYCLIGVGAAIYFMEIAALPFQLMFFIGFATVSIMSLKQSFTKKHRLV, from the coding sequence ATGATATTCTATCATTATAAATACAGAAAGAACATCCATCTACAAAAAGAAACCAACGATGAAGACTTGGTTACTATCCAACTGCCGATGTACAATGAAATGTATGTTGCAGAAAGATTAATCAACGCCATCTGTGAAATAGATTACCCAAAAGATAAATTGGAAATTCAAGTTCTTGATGATTCAACTGACGAAACAGTTGATATTGTTTCAAAAGTAGTAAAACAAAAACAAGATGAAGGTTTTGATATTCAGCACGTACGACGGGCTAATCGTCTCGGCTTCAAAGCAGGTGCGCTTAAAGAAGGATTGAAATTCGCCAAAGGAAAATATGTTGCAATCTTCGATGCAGATTTTATTCCTAAGGTTGATTTCTTACGAAAGACTTTAAAATATTTTACTAATGATAAGATTGGATTAGTGCAAACTCGATGGGAACATCTTAACCAAGACTATTCGATTCTAACAAAGATACAAGCACTCGCACTTGACGGACATTTTGTAATTGAACAAACTGTCCGCAACAAAGCCGGATTCTTTATTCAGTTTAACGGCACCGGCGGTGTTTGGCTTAAAGAATGTATTGAAGATGCCGGCAATTGGCACGCAGATACATTAACGGAAGATTTAGATCTAAGCTACCGCGCTCAACTAAAAGGATGGAAATTTATTTACCTCCGCGATTTTACAACTCCGGCAGAACTTCCTGTAGAAATGAATGCACTTAAAGCTCAACAATTCCGGTGGACTAAAGGTGCAATTGAAACAGGAATGAAATTACTTCCAATGGTTTGGAAAGGAAAAATTCCGCTTCGCGTAAAACTGCAGGCAACATTTAATTTAACTAACAATTTGGTTTTTCCATTTACTCTTCTTGCCGGGATATTAAATGTTCCGCTTATCTTTATTAAGAACGCGGGACCGTATTGGAACTTCTTCAATTTCATGGCAATATTTGTTGTAGCGTTCATAAGTACATTTTTGTTTTACTTGTTCTCCCAGAAAGATGTTCATGCTGATTGGAGAAAAAAGATTGCTCTCTTTCCTCTTTTCATGGCAGGAAGTATGGGCTTTGCACTTAACAATACACGCGCGGTTATCGAAGGATTAATGAGCAGAAAAAGCGAATTCGTCCGTACTCCTAAATTCAATGTCGAAAAGAAGACAGATCAATCAACAATAAAAAATAAATATTTAGTTAAGACAAAAATTCAAGCGTCCACATATATTGAGCTATTGCTTGCATGTTATTGCTTAATCGGTGTTGGTGCAGCAATATATTTTATGGAAATTGCAGCATTACCTTTTCAGTTGATGTTCTTTATCGGATTCGCTACAGTTTCTATAATGTCTTTAAAACAAAGCTTTACCAAAAAACATAGGTTAGTATAG
- the lptE gene encoding LPS assembly lipoprotein LptE — MVSIKFLRYIILFLVGIFLLGLTACSYSFSGASVPSHLKTIAIPIFSDKSGSGEFDLNQKLTKQLIQKFIDDNTLLVSDRLNSNALLECTITALSDAPAIISGGEKITTRRITISVRVVYKDLVKKQQIFDRNFSNYGDYTVGGDITAVRKQAIDIAIEKIAEDILLGVVSNW, encoded by the coding sequence ATGGTCTCGATTAAATTTTTGCGTTACATTATTTTGTTTCTTGTAGGAATTTTTCTGTTAGGATTAACTGCGTGCAGTTATTCATTTTCGGGTGCATCTGTTCCTTCTCATTTAAAAACAATTGCGATTCCGATTTTTTCCGATAAAAGCGGATCAGGTGAGTTCGACTTAAATCAAAAATTAACCAAGCAGTTAATTCAAAAATTTATTGATGATAATACTTTGCTTGTAAGTGACCGGCTGAATTCAAATGCTCTCTTAGAATGTACAATTACGGCTCTTAGCGATGCACCGGCTATCATTTCCGGAGGAGAAAAAATTACAACAAGAAGAATCACAATTAGCGTTCGTGTAGTTTATAAAGATTTAGTAAAGAAGCAGCAAATCTTCGATAGAAATTTTTCTAATTATGGCGATTATACCGTCGGCGGAGATATTACAGCGGTTCGCAAACAAGCAATAGATATAGCTATTGAAAAGATCGCAGAAGATATTTTGCTAGGAGTAGTTTCAAATTGGTAA
- a CDS encoding sigma-54 dependent transcriptional regulator, translating to MKVEEFQKKFGIIGKSQEIRDLVDITMQVAQSDISILITGESGVGKEIFARAIHGYSNRSGKELVSVNCGAIPEGILESELFGHKKGSFTGAIDHRKGYFEIADEGTLFLDEIAEMPLTTQVKLLRVLETKEFMRIGSETVTKVDVRIITATNKDLQREVDTKKFRNDLYFRLKAVSLNIPPLRSRRGDILELVGHFLKNYSYNNRRTEPKITKEAEQLLVNYNWPGNIRELKNVVETAIALSRNGILDAETFTPLLNETRSEDDFRYLPVHLNRSAESLDREMIYRALIEIKKDLIDLKQIAAKNQNEETGTPININPNEVVALDAIEKQAIINAVNFTKHNKRKAAKLLGISERTLYRKLKDYGLD from the coding sequence ATGAAAGTAGAAGAATTCCAGAAAAAATTCGGTATCATCGGTAAGTCACAGGAGATTCGCGATCTTGTTGATATTACTATGCAAGTTGCACAATCTGATATTTCAATTCTTATAACCGGTGAAAGCGGCGTAGGTAAAGAAATTTTTGCACGTGCAATCCATGGTTACAGCAACCGCTCCGGTAAAGAATTGGTTAGTGTAAATTGCGGTGCAATTCCGGAAGGAATTTTGGAAAGCGAATTGTTCGGTCACAAAAAAGGTTCGTTCACAGGAGCTATTGATCACAGAAAGGGATATTTCGAAATAGCTGATGAAGGCACGCTGTTTCTTGATGAGATTGCAGAAATGCCGTTAACAACTCAAGTGAAATTATTACGTGTTCTTGAAACAAAAGAATTTATGCGTATTGGAAGCGAGACGGTTACTAAAGTTGATGTTAGAATAATAACTGCGACAAATAAAGACCTTCAGCGTGAGGTTGATACAAAAAAATTCCGTAACGATCTTTATTTCAGATTAAAAGCAGTTTCATTAAATATTCCGCCGCTTCGAAGCAGGCGTGGAGATATTCTCGAATTGGTTGGTCATTTTTTGAAAAACTATTCTTATAATAATAGAAGGACGGAGCCGAAAATAACAAAGGAAGCCGAACAACTTCTTGTTAACTACAATTGGCCGGGTAACATCCGCGAACTAAAAAATGTAGTCGAAACTGCAATTGCTCTTAGTAGAAACGGTATTTTAGATGCTGAAACCTTTACTCCTTTATTAAATGAAACCCGATCAGAAGATGATTTCAGATACTTACCTGTTCACCTCAATCGTTCCGCAGAATCACTTGATAGAGAAATGATCTATCGGGCTTTAATTGAGATCAAAAAAGATTTGATAGATTTAAAACAGATCGCAGCCAAAAATCAAAATGAAGAAACTGGCACTCCGATTAATATTAATCCAAACGAAGTTGTAGCACTCGATGCAATAGAAAAACAAGCTATCATCAATGCTGTTAATTTTACAAAACACAACAAAAGAAAAGCTGCTAAGCTGCTTGGAATTAGCGAACGAACCTTATATAGAAAACTGAAGGATTATGGTCTCGATTAA
- a CDS encoding SPOR domain-containing protein has product MKKIFVISLFFYSALVAQEVDIVPALQQIENGNIKSAETILRDLKTKNANDPSVIFLDAVLTKDGDEALKKYSTVLEKYPECKYADAVIYRIFSYYYSLGYYRKAETYLDRLKKDFPESPYIKTADRKIPDIEEQPSPPVITSSQSIQTEKKETKIYNFTIQAGAFLNVENAKKLSEQLNRENYFTEITTKDIGGSILNVVNVGRFTTEDESKSVLVLLEKKFNLKGRTVPIHK; this is encoded by the coding sequence ATGAAAAAAATTTTTGTTATATCATTATTTTTTTACTCTGCCCTTGTTGCTCAAGAAGTAGATATTGTACCGGCGCTTCAACAAATTGAAAATGGAAATATTAAATCGGCAGAAACAATTCTTCGCGATCTAAAAACAAAAAACGCAAATGATCCTTCCGTAATTTTTCTTGATGCGGTTCTTACAAAAGACGGCGATGAAGCACTTAAAAAATATTCTACCGTATTAGAAAAATATCCTGAATGCAAATATGCAGATGCGGTCATTTACAGGATCTTCTCTTATTATTATTCGCTCGGTTATTATAGAAAAGCGGAAACATATTTAGATAGATTAAAAAAAGATTTCCCTGAATCACCTTACATTAAAACTGCGGATAGAAAAATTCCCGATATCGAGGAACAACCATCTCCGCCGGTTATCACTTCTTCTCAATCTATTCAAACCGAAAAGAAGGAAACCAAGATCTATAATTTTACAATACAAGCCGGCGCCTTTTTGAATGTTGAGAATGCAAAAAAATTGAGCGAACAATTAAATCGCGAAAATTATTTTACCGAGATTACAACAAAAGATATCGGCGGCAGTATTCTTAATGTTGTAAATGTCGGCCGCTTTACTACAGAAGATGAATCTAAATCTGTTCTAGTTCTTCTTGAAAAAAAATTCAACCTCAAAGGAAGAACCGTCCCTATTCACAAATAG
- the miaB gene encoding tRNA (N6-isopentenyl adenosine(37)-C2)-methylthiotransferase MiaB yields MNKSKNNIYIETYGCQMNFADTELVMGILKNQGYELAKEIEDANVILLNTCSIRDNAEQKIYSRLEHLRGIKRRKPGTVIGILGCMAERLRKNLIEEKKIVDLVVGPDEYRRLPEFIDSAFGGEKGIGVKLSRTETYDDIIPYREDGLNAWISVMRGCDKFCTFCVVPFTRGRERSRSLESIIEEIKQLSARGFREVTLLGQNVNSYSDNKNDFADLLAASAKVDNSIRIRFTTSHPQDLSDKLLYTIAEHQNICNYIHLPVQSGSNRILELMNRTYTIEHYLNLIEKARTIIPGVSFSTDIIAGFPGETIEDHLMTLDIIQKVRYDGAFMFKYSPREGTKAFDMIDDVPEEVKAKRLNDIIDLQHKISFEINQLEIGTEKIILVEGSSKKSDDFLAGRTDTNKIVVLPKNDELVKGDYVEVRINRATSATLFADVVEKEIMVN; encoded by the coding sequence ATGAACAAGAGCAAAAATAATATATACATCGAAACTTACGGCTGCCAAATGAATTTTGCTGATACTGAATTGGTAATGGGCATTTTGAAAAATCAAGGATATGAATTAGCAAAAGAAATTGAGGATGCTAATGTAATTCTTCTTAACACATGCAGCATTCGCGATAATGCCGAGCAGAAAATTTATTCCCGACTTGAACATCTGCGCGGTATCAAAAGAAGAAAACCTGGAACAGTTATAGGTATATTAGGATGTATGGCAGAACGCCTGCGAAAAAATTTGATCGAAGAGAAAAAAATTGTTGATCTTGTTGTTGGTCCGGATGAATATAGACGGTTGCCTGAATTTATAGATTCTGCTTTTGGCGGAGAAAAAGGAATTGGAGTTAAACTTTCCCGCACAGAAACTTATGATGATATTATTCCGTATCGTGAAGACGGATTGAATGCATGGATTTCCGTTATGCGCGGCTGTGATAAATTTTGCACATTCTGCGTTGTTCCATTCACCCGAGGGCGAGAGCGAAGCCGCTCGTTAGAATCAATTATTGAAGAAATAAAACAACTTTCAGCAAGAGGATTCCGCGAAGTAACTCTTCTTGGACAAAATGTAAATTCTTATTCTGATAACAAAAACGATTTCGCCGATCTTCTCGCAGCTTCGGCAAAAGTAGATAATTCAATTCGCATTCGATTCACTACTTCTCATCCGCAGGATTTATCAGACAAACTTCTTTACACAATTGCCGAACATCAAAATATTTGCAACTATATTCATCTGCCTGTTCAATCCGGCTCTAACAGAATACTTGAATTGATGAACAGAACTTATACGATAGAACATTATCTTAACTTAATTGAAAAAGCGCGCACAATAATTCCGGGTGTAAGTTTTTCAACTGATATCATTGCCGGTTTCCCGGGTGAAACAATTGAAGATCATTTGATGACACTTGACATCATTCAAAAAGTTCGTTACGATGGAGCGTTTATGTTTAAGTATTCTCCTCGTGAAGGGACAAAAGCATTTGATATGATTGATGATGTTCCCGAAGAAGTAAAAGCCAAACGGCTCAACGATATTATTGATCTTCAGCATAAAATTTCTTTCGAAATAAATCAGTTGGAAATTGGGACTGAAAAAATTATTCTTGTTGAAGGCAGTAGTAAAAAATCGGATGATTTCCTTGCCGGAAGAACAGATACGAATAAAATTGTCGTGTTACCGAAGAATGATGAATTAGTTAAAGGCGATTATGTAGAAGTGAGAATAAATCGCGCTACATCTGCAACTTTGTTCGCTGACGTGGTTGAAAAGGAAATCATGGTTAACTAA
- the rpiA gene encoding ribose 5-phosphate isomerase A — MDINQLKKLAAEKAVEEISSGMVIGLGSGSTVQFALEKISERIKNGELKNIVGIPSSSKTEKEAIRLGIPLTTLNELITLPTGRQVENGEWRIKSKRSSSILNLACRQAGSQFSIGLTIDGADEFDDELNLIKGGGGALLREKILAQASKRLIIITDESKHSKHLGTKWPVPIEVLKFSVGTEKKFLESLNAKVELRKNSDGSNYITDENNFILDANFGKIRKVKELSDILNDRAGIVGHGLFIGLADQIICAKESGIEIFTGNS, encoded by the coding sequence ATGGATATAAATCAGCTTAAAAAACTTGCCGCAGAAAAAGCTGTAGAAGAAATTTCATCGGGGATGGTAATTGGTCTCGGATCAGGCAGTACAGTTCAATTTGCCTTAGAAAAAATTTCTGAAAGAATAAAAAATGGCGAACTTAAAAATATTGTTGGTATTCCGAGTTCTTCAAAAACTGAAAAGGAAGCAATTCGTCTCGGAATTCCGCTTACGACTCTTAATGAATTGATAACCTTGCCTACCGGCAGGCAGGTTGAGAATGGAGAATGGAGAATTAAAAGTAAAAGATCATCCTCAATTCTCAACCTTGCCTGCCGACAGGCAGGTTCGCAATTCTCAATTGGTTTAACCATTGACGGCGCAGATGAATTTGATGATGAACTTAATCTTATAAAAGGCGGCGGAGGTGCGCTATTACGCGAAAAAATATTAGCACAAGCAAGTAAAAGATTGATCATCATTACAGACGAATCAAAACATTCCAAACATCTTGGAACAAAGTGGCCGGTGCCTATTGAGGTGTTGAAATTCTCTGTCGGTACAGAAAAAAAATTTTTAGAATCTCTCAATGCTAAAGTTGAACTAAGAAAAAATTCTGATGGATCTAATTACATAACGGACGAAAACAATTTTATACTTGATGCAAACTTTGGCAAAATAAGAAAGGTGAAAGAGCTTTCGGATATTTTAAATGATCGTGCTGGAATAGTGGGACATGGTTTGTTTATTGGATTAGCTGATC